The Elusimicrobiota bacterium genomic sequence GTCGGGGTAGCCCGAGTAGTCAAGGGCATTGGCGCCGATCACGATGGCTTGAGCTCCCACCGCGTCGGCCAAGGACAGGGCCAAGGACAGGAAAACGGTGTTTCGTCCGGGAACGTAGGTGCTCGGCAACTCCCTGCCGATCTTCGGGAGGGGCAGATCGGGAAGAGCAAGCCCCTTGTTTATCAGCGAGCTGACCTTCAACCACGGGAGGGCGAGCTTTATCTCATGGAATTCAGCCCCGGCGCGCTTGGCCGCCTCTCGCGCCGCGTCGAGCTCCCGCCGGTGCCTCTGCCCATAGTCTATGGAGAGGGCCGAGAGGCCATAACCGCGCTTCTTGGCCCAAAACAAAGCCGTGGTGGAATCAAGGCCGCCGGAAAGAAGGACCACCGCTTTCATGAAAAGAGCCGGCCTATCGCCGGACCGGGAATTTCCCGGCAAGGGCGTCGCGGCAGATCTGGGCCAGCTCCTGGGTGGTCTTCTCGGCCCTCATCAGCCATTCCAAATAGGACCGCTCCTTCTGCACCACCTCGCGCAAGGTCAAGGTCCTGTGCTTGCCGAAATTGAAGCTCGCCTCGCCGTTGCGCCAGACGAATTTCCCTTCGGAGTCCACGTTCCTGTCGTCGCGCTCCTGGCAGAGCGCGCTCAAGGCCCCCAGGTCCCGCGGGAGGGCCTCGTAGCGCTGGACCTGGCCCCAAAAAACCTCGAAGGAGGCCCGAGCGTCGGGCTCGGCGCGGTGGGCGTCGGTCAGCTCCTTGCCGCAGTAGAATTTATAGGCCGCGGTGAGGTTGCGGGGCTCCATCTTGCGGAAGATATGGAGCGAGTCCACGAGCTTGCGCCCGTTGGTGGGAAAATCGAAGCCCGCGCGCTTGATCTCGGCCTGGAGGATGGGCACGTCGAACTTGAGTATGCCGAAGCCCCCCAGGTCGGCCTCCCCGATGAACTCCAGTATCCGGGGCGCCACGTCCTTGAAGAAGGGCTGGTCTCGCACCATCTCATCTGTGATGTGGTGCACCGCCACGGCCTCTATCGGGATGGGCATGCCTGGATTGACCAAGGAGGAGAAGCTCTGTTCGGCGCCGTCGGGCAGGCGCTTGACGAGGGCTATGTCCACGATCCTGTCGTGCGCGGGGGACACGCCCGTGGCCTCTATGTCGAAGAAAACCAGGGGCTTTTCGAGCTTAAGCATGGGAGATAGAGAATTATAGCATTCCGGAAGCGGCACGACGCCGAACCGCCCTTGAGACCGGGAGCGGCCTCGGAGTCCAGCGCAGCAACAGATAAAACAGAACCGCTAAGAATGCCAGGCTGGGCCAGCCCATCGCGGGGCTGATGCCGTATAGAATCCCAAAAAGCGATATCTCGTTTACCCCGCAGAACTCGATCAACAGGTTCAATGCCGTATGCGCCGCGACCGCGGGAGCCAAGCCTCCCTTATGATAGAGGAGGGCAAAAACCAGCCCGCCAAGCACCCTGGACACGAATATGCGGCCTACAAATCCGTAGGCGAAAATGTGCCTGGCGCTAAATACCAGCGAGGACACGATGAAAGCCGCCCATAGGCCGGCTTTCGAGGCGCCGTATTTCTCTCGAAGACCGCCAAAAAGAAAGCGGCGGAATAAGATTTCCTCTCCCAAAGCGCTCAAAAATATATTGGCACTATAAGAAAACAGAGGACCCAAAACCATCTCCCCAACAACCAGATGAAGACCCGTGACCGCGGCTGCGTAAACAAACGTGAGAACATGCTTATTCGTTAAACGGAGGAACTTTACAATCTCTCGGGCGGTTAAAACTTTCAGCGTTGTCGTCAAGGCCTGGTAAATTAAGAACGCCGCGAACCCAGCCCAAGGAGAAACCTGCTGGAGCATGGCCATGAGATCCATATCGAGAGCATCCTGCGCATGGTCCACCGGCCCAATGGCAAAGGCCGCGGCCAATACAGATCCCGGAACGGCCAAAGCACCGATCAAGGCCCCAAAAAACGTGGTGCCCGCCGGACGGCTCTCCAAGAATACGGGAAAACCGATCCGCGAATTTGCTCGGTCGGGCGCGCTGGCCGGATTGGCGGGCGGCAGCCGAGCCGCCCCGCCGCCGCTTCTTTCCGGCACGACTACGGCAGGGCTGGACTCCCCTTGGCCCGCGATCCGAAGACCGTCAAAAAACCCCTCGATGGCCCCAAGGCGTCCCAGGAGGTCGCTGGAAAATGCGTCCCGGGCCATGCCGGCCTCGCTCCGGGTAATCCTCGAAAGAAGGCTTTGCGCCTCGGGATGGGCGGCAATGACGCGGGCCATTTCCGCGAGGACTTTCAGATTCGCGGGCCCGATCAGCCGCCGCATGCGCTCCCGAACCTCGGGATTGACGCCGGCGTTCTCCTTGAGCATTGCCGGACGTCCTAGGAGAGAGAAGACGACGCTCCCCAATTCATCGTGGTGGGCCAACTCTTCCCCTTGGGCATTGACCACCTCGGCCGGAAGATGTCCGCTATTCAGGAAGCTCTCAAGGACTTGCGGCTGGCTCAAGGCCGATAAGGAAGGCCGAAAAACGCGCCCGGCTGTCGCCTGGATTCTCATTGATCCCTTGCCTGATTAAAGCCTGCGAGGCAAGGGCAAGACCGCGCGGCAATAACAGCGGCCCCGAGCGGGACCGACCCCTCCCGGCCATGGCCGAGGAAGGGAACACGGACCAGGCAAGAGACACAGCCGCCGCGCAAGCGGTCGCCCTACGCGCGAAAGATCGCATGGCACAGGATGACCCGATCCGGAAGTTCTTTCCAGGGGCTTTATGCCCAGCGAGCACTAGGCCGAAAGGCCTAGATTCTCGGCGCAGCGCTTGCCGTCCAGGACGGCCTCCTCCATGAAGGAATACTTCCAGGCGCCGTAGCGGCCGATGGAATCGGCACCCATTCTTTTGAGGTGGGCGAAAATCGCCTCCACGGCCCGAGTGCGGTCGAAGTCGTAGACCACGTACGCGCAAGGAATGGGGGTCCAGAGCTTGGCGATGATCTTGTCGGAGGACTTGAGCAGGCCCGAGCCGCGCAGGCCGCGCAAGATCGCGTTTTCCATGCGCTTGAGGTCTATCCTCTCCCCGGGCTTGCGCGAGAGCTCGATGTAAAGGGAGCTAGCGCCTTTTGGCGCGGCGAGCTTGGAAAAATTATTGTAAAAGCCCACCCGATAGAACGGATACTTCTTCTCCGGGAAATAGATCCAATGCTTCTCGGAGACATCCGGGCGCCCCACCCCCAAATTGAGGCAATACACCGTATTCCAGCGAAGCTTGCGCCGCGCCTCCAGGACGGAAGCCGGCAAGGGCGAGGCCAGGTCGAGGAATTGGGGCAAGGGCACGGTGTTGACCAGGCGCTTGTAGGAGATCTCCCCCACCCCCCGCGCCACCGCCACGCGCTCGCGCAAATCCACGGAAACGACGGCATGCCCTGCCAGGAACTGGCCGGCCTCAAGCCTGGCCGCCAAGGCGTCCGGCAAGGCCTGGATCCCGCCGCGGACGGGGTAGCGGAACGCCGCGTTGTAGCCGAAAAGCTCCTTCTGCTCCATCAAGGCCCCGCGCAGGACCTCGGAGGTCTTGGGTCTCGGGATAAAGCGCCCCTGCCATTGGGTGGTGAGCTTCGCGAGAGGCATCCTCCAGAGTTTCTCATTATAAGGGAACATGAAATGCCGGCATATCCCCTCCCCGAACTGGCGCAGGCACCAGTCCTTGAAGGAGGGGTCCGACCCCAAGCCCCGCTTGGGCGGCCGGTGGATCGTCTTCAAGAAGCCCAGCACGCACTCCTCGATCACGCGATCTGGCAGGCCGTAGGTGTTGGCTTGGAAGGGATAGCGCGCGTAGCGGCCGGCAAGATAAATCCAGGATTTCCTCTGGTGCGAGGCGACATTCCCGGCGAGAAGCTCCATGACGAGCTTCTCGCCATAGGAGTCATGCAGATGCAGGAGATGGCCGGTATGGTCGAAGACAAAGCCCTCGTGGTTGATGGAACCGGCCAAGCCTCCGGGGCGCGGGTTCTTCTCCAGCACCAAGGAGCCGAGCCGGCCTCCTTGGTTTAGATGGTAGGCGGCCGACAATCCGGCCAGCCCCCCGCCCAGGATCAAGACGTCGGTTTTTATCACGGGCGCATCACGACCTGGGCCAAGGCCTTGGAGAGGAGCAGAAGCTCGGCCAGGATCACGGCGTAAATGCACAGGGCGAACCCCAAGGGCAGCACAGTCACGAGAAACGCGCAGAAGGCAAGGAAGAGCCCCGCGCCCGCGGCCAGGCAGACGATACGGCCGCGGGAGTAGCCGAGCTTCTCCAGGCGTAAGGCAAAATGATCCTTGGAGCCGAGGAACGGTGACTCTCCCTGGCGGATCCTCAGGATCATGACGAAGAAGGTGTCGTACATGGGGATGAGGAGGATCAAAAGCGGGGCGAAAACCCCCAAAGGATTGATCTCGCTGTATTTGGTCCCCAAGGCCAAAGCCGAGAGGACGAAGCCCAGGAAAAGGCTGCCGCAGTCTCCCATGAATATCTTGCGGCGAGGGGAGATGTTCCAGGGAATGAACCCCAGCGCGGCCCCGGCCAAGGCCGCGGAGGCGAAGTTGACGTAAAGCTCCTCGGAGGGAAGCGAAATCATCAAGAAGCCCAAGGCCGCGATGGCGGCTTGGCTGGCGCTCAAGCCGTCCATGATGTCTATGATGTTGAAGGCGTTGGTGATCCCGACCACCCAAAGCACGGTCAGGCCCACGGCCAAATAATCCGGGCTCAGGAAGCGGATGCGGATCCCGAAATAGAGAAGGAGGAAAGCGGCCGCCATCTGCACCGTGAATTTGGGCTTAAAGTGGAGGCCGTAGGGCTTTTTCAAGTCGTCCACGACGCCTAGAAGGAAGACCAAGGTCCCCCCGACAATCAAGGCGCGCAGGGTCCGAAGCGTCCCGGTCGGGAAATTGGTGAGGAGGCGAAGCATCACCAAGGTCCCGACGAAGCCGCAGTAAATGGCTATGCCCCCCAAGGACGGGGTCGAGGTCTTGTGGGTCTTGATCGCGGAGGAGGGCTGATCCATCCAGCCCCGGCGCAGGGCGAGGGCTCTGACCAGCGGGGTCAAGGCGAAGGAGAGGACCCAGGAAGCTCCCAAGGCGTACAGGTAGAGCCTCACAGCACCTTCACTTTGTACAAGGCGCAAGCGGGACCCTGGAAAACCGGCTCCAAGTACTGGTCAAGGCCCGCCCAGTTCCGGGCGGCGCGCGCGCTCGCCGGGCCCAGGGCCGGGGCCAGGCGGGCGGCCTCGCGGGGGACGTAGAGGACGGTCGAGAATCCCTCCCCGCGAATCCTCCTAGCCAGAGCCGCGGGATCCGAGGCTTCAGCGCCCCAGGACAGGTAGCGGTTGGGAGCATTCACCGTCGCTGCCTCGTGCTCGCCCTTGACGTAATAGCCGCGCTGCTCGCCCACCACGAGGACGGCGCCGCCGTTCCCCGCGGAATCCGCCCGGCGGGCGCAGGGATAATAGTCGAGGCGACGCGATAGGAACTCCTCGCGGCTTTGCAGCCCGAAAAGAAGCTCGGGAACCCTCAAAAGCCCGGCCTCCACGTAGCCGAATAGGAAGAGATGGGCCCCTATGAAGAAACCCATGGCCGAAGCCAAAGCTCTCCGCCCCCAGGCCTCGAGCCCGTCCCACAATTTATGAAGACCGCTTCCCGCCAAAAGGCATAAAAGAGGAAGAATCGCCGCCAAAAAGCGCAGGACCTCGGCCGTGAAAAACCACACGCCGAAATAGGCCAGGCAGAACCAAGAAAGGCCCCTCAAGAATTGATTTTTCCACCCGGCCCAGATTCCAACCGGCAAGAGCCAAAACACCGCTTCCCAGCCGAGCCCCCCTAATACGTCGGCTCCCCCTCCAAAACGGGGGTCGTTGGTCAGCAGCCTCAAGGGCAGGAGGAGAAGGTCCTTCCCAAGGGATCCGACGTGCCCGTATTCGGTGAAGACGTGGAAATACGCTTCGGACGACCGGGAGCTCCAGCCCGTGCGGGTCATGGGAAACCAGCGGTAGAAAAACGGAAACACGGGATTGCCCACGGCCAGGAAGTTCTTGGCGAGCCACGGGATAAATAGAGCCGTCACAATCCCGACGAATACGCCCAAGTCCGCGGCCGCGGCGCGCCTTTGGGCCCGATGCGCGCGCAAAGCCGCCGCGGCCAGCGGAACCGCCAGGAGTGCTGCAGTGGCGCCGGCGTAGTACTTGGTGCCCAAGGCCAGGCCCGTGAAAAGGGCGGAAAGGCAGAGCCAGGAGCGAGGCCCCGCGCCGGGGCTGAGCTGCCTCCAGCGCAGATAAGAGAAAACCGCTGCCGTGCTCCAAAGCATGGCCAAGGGCTCCACGTAGGTGGTGGCCGAGAGGAGCATGGCGCTCGTGTGCGTGGCCAAGAGAAGGCAGGAGAGAAGCACCGCGTTCATCGGGGCTTCGCGCTTTCCCATCTCGAATATCCAGCACAGGCTCAAGGCCGTGGCCAGCCACATGAGCATTTGGGCCATGAGATCCGATTTCAGGACCAAGGCCAAGGCGAAGAGCATTTCCCCGTTCTGGGGAAAGTGCGAAAAAATCAAATGCGGGGGATAGGAGAATCCCCCGGCCCGGACATAGGCCTGGGGTAGGGCCAGGTGGTAGACCAAGGAGTCGTACTGATGGGGAGGAACCCAGGTCATCCAGAAGCACAGGAGCAGGGGCAGGAAAATCGCGACCGAGGCCAGAGGCCTCTCGCGCAAGAGATTGCGGTCCGCCGCCAGTGAAGCGAGCATGGGCCGCATCTCGGTGAAGCCGACCACCCATAGCAGGGAAAGCAACAGGATCACGGCCCAAAGATTGAGGAGCCCGCAGGCGGCCAGCATGAAGGACCCAAGGCTTAAGACCCCGAGGCCGAGGCTTGCGCCGATCAAGGTTTTCTGGGAATCGCTGACGTCCGCGAGATTCAAGAAGCCCGCGAAAACCCGCCCGCTTCCGGCCGCAGTCAAGGCGACGAGGCTGAAGAGCAAGGTCGCCCAGAGTCCCTCCTCCGCCGCCGGCCCGCAATAGCGCGCCACGGTCGTTACCGCCAGGAGGAGGCTCGCGGCCGCGGCAAAGCCCGAAGGCCGGCTCATTATCCCCGCGTGGCGCCGTGTTTCGGAGTGAGGAGGGCTAAGGAAACAAGGCCCAGGCGATGGACCAAGAACTGGGCCAGCACCCAAAGAGCGGAAAGGCCGTAAACCACGCTGCGCCTAAAATTGATGGAGGACGCTTCGGGGAAATAACGCGCAGCCACCGGCACGTCTCCCACGCGGAACTGGCAGGCCGCGGCTTGGATCAAGAATTGCTGATCGAAGACGAAGTCGTCGGAGTTCATCTCCCAGGGCAAGGTCTCGAGGACTTGCCGAGAATAGGCCCTAAGCCCCGAGTGCCATTCCCCCAGATTTTGCCCGGTCAGGAAATTCTCAAGTCCCGTCAGCAGGCGGTTGAAGACGTACTTGTAGAGCGGCATCCCCCCCTTCAAGGCCTCCCAGCGGGTGCGGATGCGGTTGCCCAGGACCACGTCGCAGACCCCGGCCGAGATGAGCCCGCTCATGATCGGGGCCAGGCGCGCGTCGTACTGGTAGTCGGGGTGGATCATGATGACGATGTCGGCCCCGCGCTTCAAGGCCTCGGCATAGCAGGTCTTCTGGTTGCCGCCGTAGCCGAGGTTTTTTTCATGGATGATGGTCGTCAGGCCCAGGCGCCTGGCCGCCGCGACCGTGCCGTCCTTGGAGCAGTCGTCCACCAGGATAATCTCGGAGACGGCCCCGGGCGGGATGTCGCGCACCGTTTTCTCAAGCGTTTTCTCCGCGTTGTAAGCGGGCAAAACCGCGATGACCTTGAGCTTGGCTCCTGGCATATGCGTACTATTAAACTACAATTTGCTCAAAAAGTTAAAAAGTTAGCGCATGATTCCGTACACTTGGAGGACCGGGCCGTTGAGGCGGCCTGGGACCGGGGAGAAGGTCCGCAGAAGCCGCCCATCCCGGGCCAGCTCCTCGAAGAACATCGCGTACTCGGGCTCGCGGTCGGGGCGCGCCCCGTAGCTCGAGGTGACGACGTACCGGATGCGCAGGGCCTTGGCCACGTCGAGACCCGGGCGCACGTCCGCGTACGAGGAATCGGCCTGGGAGAGGGCCACGTGGCGGGGGGACGCGTCCATACCCCGGGCGGAGTGCTGGATGCGGTAGATGCGGTAGCCGCCTCCGGGGTGGAAGTCGGCCATGGCGCGGTAAAGCCTCGCCCGTGGGGAGCCCAGCCGCCGCGTCCTTTCCCATAGCTCGAGGGCTTGCTCCCGCGCCATGGGAAGGCCCGGAGAGGCGTCCGGCTGGTCGAGAAGAACAGCCTCCCCGGCTGGAATGTTCTCCCGGATCCAGCGGGCCGCTTCCTGACGAGTATCCGCACGCCTCATCTCGCGGTCGAGGCTGAGGCAGGACAAAAATCCCGGGAGCACCACGATCAAGGCCGCCGCGGCCGCAAGCCAAGCCTTTCTTGGACGCTCGATCCAAGAGAGCCCCCGAGAGGCCAGGAAAGCCAAGCCCGGGTAGCCTCCCGCCAAATAGCGCGGCCAGCCCCCGTCGGGATTGCCGCTCAAGGCAAGTATGTAGAAAAGAAGCGGGCCGGCCGAAAGAAGGGCGAGTCTCGACCGCCCCGCGGCCAGAAGGAAAAATCCCAGGAGACACGCCGCTCCCCCCGCCAGGCCGGAGCCGGAAAAACCCGCCATGTTGGCGAGGATGGACTTGAGGAGCTCCCGGCGGTTGACGGGATAGAGCGCGGCCTGCTCCATGTGATCCCGTATCCCGGCCCAGAAGCCCGGGAAATCGAGGAGGGCGTAGGGCGTGCCCGCGAGAAACCCCAAGCCCAGGGCCGCCAAGCCCTCGAGAAGGAAGCGGTGCGGCCTCTCGGAGAGCCTCAGCACATGGGCCAAGGGAAGAAGGGACCAAAGCGGCAGGGCGGTGTACTGGGCGGAGAATGCGAGCCCCAAGAAAAACCCGCAGGCCCAGTAAGAAAGGCGACCGCCCTCGCGCTGGAGGCGGAAAGCCCAATACCAGCCCGCGGCCGCCAGAAAAAACATCAGGGAGTCTGGCTTGGCGGCATGGCCGAGCTCGGATAAAACGGGCGAGAAGGCCAGCAGGATGGCTCCCCAGGCAAGGCCCTCTCCGCCCGGGCGGGCCTCCCGCTCCATTTTCCAGACCCAAGCAAGTCCGGCCACGCTGAAAAAGGCGGAGAGGACTCTTCCCATCAAATAAAAGGGCGCGGGATGCCAGGCGAAATGCCCCACGAAGGCGCCCAAGCCGCGGCAAAGGCCGAGGCATGACCAAAGTAGGAAGTATAGGCCGTAAAGGATGAAAAGAAGGTATGGCCATAGCGTCGGGTACTTGAAGGCATAGGGCCTGAGGCTTCCCCCGCCGAAAGAAACGGCCAAATTGACCAGGTGCGGCTCGTCGCCGTTGAAGGTATGAGGAAGGCCCCAAGCAATCCCTACAAGACGAACCAGCAAGGCCGAGAAGAGCAACGCCGAAAGGCCGGCGAGGCCTCGCCGGCTCATGGCGCGCCGCGGCAGAACACGCGCGCCGCCTCGGCCACGCGCGAAAGCTGCGGGGCCTCAAGCTCGGGATACAAGGGAAGCGACAATATCTCGGAGGCGGCCTTTTCCGCCTCGGGAAAATCGCCCTCTCGGCCGAGCCAGGGACCGAGGGCCGGCTGAAGATGCGCGGGCCGAGGATAATGCACGTCGGCTTGTATCCCCAGGGCCTGGAGCTTGGCCAACAGCGCGTCGCGACGCGCGTGACGCACCACGAAAAGATGGCAGTTGGAAATTCGATCTTGCTCTTCCTCGACGAAAGAGAGGCCCGCAAGTCCGGCGAGGGCCTGGCGGTACGTTTGGGCGTGCCGGCGCCGGGCCGCGTTCCAAAGGTCCAAATGCGCAAGCTTGGCCGAGAGCACCGCGGCCTGCACATCCGCCATTCTCTCGTTTCCCGCCAGGGCGTCGTGGTAGTTTTTCTTCTCGGAGCCGTGATTGCGCAAGGCGCGCAAAGCCCGGGCCAAGGCCTCGTCGTCGGTCGCCACGGCCCCCGCGTCCCCATAGGCCCCCAGGTTTTTCCCGGGGTAGAAGCTGAAGGCCGCGGCCCGGGCCAAAGACCCGGCCTTGCGGCCCTTATAAAGGGAGCCCGCGGCCTGGGCCGCGTCTTCGAGCAGTATGAGACCTCTCCTCCTGGAGAGGTCTCGGAAGTTTGCCATGTCCGCCGGCTGCCCGTAGAGATGCACCGGCAAGATGACCTTGGTCTTCGAGGTGAGGACTTTTTCCACCTGGACGGGGTCCAGGTTTAGCGTGCGCGGCTCCACGTCCGCGAAGACAGGCTTGGCCCCGCAAAGGAGGATCGCCTCGACCGTGGCGAAAAAGGTGAGCGGGGTCGTCACCACCTCGTCGCCCGGCCCCACCCCGCAGGCCTTGAGCAGGAGCCAAAGGGCCGAGGTCCCCGAGGAGACTCCCACGCAATATTTGACGCCGAGGTAAGCGGCGAACTCCCGCTCGAAACTTTCCACGGCCGGGCCCAGGACGAAGTGCTGGCTTGCCAGCACTGGGGCGAGGGCTTGGCCGATCTCGGCGCGGATGGACTGGTCCTGGGCCTTGAGGTCAACTAAGGGGATGGTCTCCACAGCCAGGAGATTCTACCCTCTTTAAGAAGACTTTTGCACCGTGGTACAATGCGTCATGGCTCCCTCCCCGCCGCTCTCGCGCCTGCTGCGCTACGCCTCCAAGCACCGGCGCCGGGTGCGGCTCGCCTCGGCCTGCTCGGCCGCCAACAAATTCTTCGACATCGCGCCCGAGCTCCTCATCGGCATGGCCGTGGACGTCGTGGTCAAGGGCCGACGATCGCTGATGGCCGGCTGGGGGCTCGCAGACCCCATGGCCCAGCTCGCGGTCCTGGCTGGGCTCACGCTGGCCATCTGGGTGCTCGAGTCCCTGTTCGAGTACTTCTACCAAATCCTTTGGAGGAATCTCGCGCAGACGATCCAGCACGAGCTCCGTATGGACGCCTACTCCCATGTCCAGCGCCTCGACATGGCCTATTTCGAGGAGCAGAGCACGGGAAGCCTCGTGGCCACGCTCAACGACGATATCAACCAGCTCGAGCGCTTCTTGAACGGCGGGGCCAACGACCTCATCCAGGTCTTCTTCTCCGCGGCCCTAATAGGGGCCATCTTCTTCTACCTGGCCCCGCTCGTGGCCTTCTTCGCCATGCTGCCGATCCCGGCGATTCTGGCCGGGGCCTTCTGGTACCAGAAGCGCGCCGAGCCCCTCTACGCCGCGGTGCGCGACCAGGCCGCGGCGATCTCGGCGCGGCTCTCCAACAGCATCTCCGGCATCGCCACGATCAAGAGCTACACCGCCGAGGAGCGGGAGCTGGAGCGCCTTCGGGCCGAGAGCCTCGAATACACCCGCGCCAACGCCCGGGCCATACGCATGAGCTCGGCCTTCATCCCCATCATACGCATGGCGATATTGGCCGGGTTTCTCGCGACCTTGGTCCTAGGAGGAAGAATGGCGCTCCAGGGAACCTTGGCCGTAGGCTCCTACAGCGTCCTGGTTTTCCTCACCCAGCGCCTCCTTTGGCCCCTCACGGGGCTGGCGGAGACCGTGGATCTCTACCAGCGCGCCATGGCCTCGGCGCGGCGGGTGCTGGACTTGATCGGAACCCCGGTCGCGCTCGTCCATGGGGGCAAGCCTCTTTTAAGGAAGGACGTCCGGGGCGAGCTCCGCTTCACGAATGTTTCCTTCTCCTACCGCGGAAGAGCCCCGGCTCTGCGGAACATTTCCCTCGCCATCCCGGCCGGGAGCACCGCCGCCTTCGTAGGGCCGACGGGCTCTGGAAAAACCACCTTGACCAAGCTCCTCCTGCGCTTCCACGACCCCAATGAAGGCCGCATCACTCTCGATGGGACCGACATCACCGAGTTCGACCCGCGGGCCCTCAGGCAAGCCATCGGCTTTGTGAGCCAGGATATCTTCCTTTTCCACGGCAGCGCCCGGGAGAACATCGCCTACGGCGGCGCGGAGGGAGGAAACGGCAAGGTAGAAAGCGCCGCGAAAGCGGCCGAAGCCCACGAGTTCCTGGTCCAGTTGCCCCAGGGCTACGACACGGTGGTGGGCGAGCGCGGCCAAAAGCTCTCCGGCGGCCAGCGCCAGCGCCTGGCCATCGCGCGCGCCGTGCTCAAGGATCCGCCCATTTTGGTCCTGGACGAGGCGACCTCCGCGGTGGACAACGAGACCGAAGCCGCCATCCAGAAGTCTTTGGATCGCATCGTGGTCGGCCGCACCACCATCATGGTCGCCCACCGCCTCTCCACCATCGTCAAGGCCGACCGCATCTTCGTCCTGGACAAGGGCCGGATCGCCGAGTCCGGCAGCCATCCTCAACTCCTAGCCCTTCGCGGCATTTACGCCGGGCTCTGGCACGTGCAGACGGGCGCCTAGAAGCAGTCGGTATGCGCCGGATTACGTCTTGACCCACGATCCCAAAGCCTCGAGCGCCGAGCCCTCGCTGAGTTTTCGGTATTGCTTCAACACCTCAGTCGGAACCCATTTTGGGAACGCGACATCGCGGCTGATGTGGCGACCGGAGGAGGTATGCTCCTGGCGGACCCGCGCCAACTGCTTGGCCGAGAAGCGGTAGCCTAGCCGGACCAAGGCGGGCCAAAGCCTTTTATGGACCAAGGTGATCTTGCCGCCTACGAGCCGGCAAACCAGAACATCGGGCGACTCCGTCACGTTTCCGAGAATCGCGAATATCGCCTGACCCTTGGGATGGCCCCACCAGCTGCCCTTGATAGACTCGCCCGCGATGAAATCAACCAGGCTCGGGACGGGGCCTTTCGCCGAGACCAGAACCACCCCCTGCTTGCGGACAAAATCCAGCGCCTTGTCGGCGGTCATGGCTCAAGTGTCATAGACTTCCCGGCGATGGCCGACCGTCAAAACCAATACGACCAGCTCTGCCTTCCGAACCTTGTATAAGATGCGCCAGTCTCCGACCCGATAGGACCATCTGTCGCTGAGCAGTCCCGTCAGGCGTTTGCCGAGCTCCGGGTGCTGGGAGAGCCTTATTATGGCTTTTTCGACGCGCTCCTTGACGGCGCGATCGAGCTTTCGAATGCGGCGGGCCGCCTCCTCGGTGTAGAGGACGCGGTAGGTCATTTGAATATGTCTTCGTGCTCCACGAGGCGCCGCGCCCTCTCGTCTTCCTCCGCTTTAAGCAAGGACAGCATCAGCTTCTTGTCGGCCAGGATCTCCAAGGTTTCGAGCTCCTCCGGAGACACGAGAACCGCCGAAGGGGTTCCATTCCTGGTGATGACGACGCGCTCGCGCTTTTTCCTGCCGATGGAGGCCACCATCTCGGGCAGATGCGCCCGGACATAGGAGACTGGAGCGATTTTTGTCATTGTTTCACCTCCGGCCATATTGTACATTATTCTGTACAATTATGCCACTGCCGACACGACCTCAACGCCGTCTCGCTCCACGACGCCTAAGAAAACGGCTTCTTGGAGCGCGACCAAGCGGTGAACCTCTCCGGGGCCGGCAAACACATGATCGCCCGGGCCCAGGATTTGCGAGCAATACTCGACGCTCCCTTCGATTAAAAATATCTGTTCCCACCCCGGGTGCTTGTGAAACGGAAATGAAGACCCCCTCGCGAGCTTGAGAAGGGCCGTGCCTCCCCCGGCATCATTGCGCCATAGCCAACAGAAGGCGATGCCCTCGTACACGGTGGGGTTCCACTGCCTATCCTTGGCTAACGAGAAAATCATGACTGAACCTCCCTTGCGA encodes the following:
- a CDS encoding cupin domain-containing protein codes for the protein MIFSLAKDRQWNPTVYEGIAFCWLWRNDAGGGTALLKLARGSSFPFHKHPGWEQIFLIEGSVEYCSQILGPGDHVFAGPGEVHRLVALQEAVFLGVVERDGVEVVSAVA